The following are encoded together in the Cervus elaphus chromosome 23, mCerEla1.1, whole genome shotgun sequence genome:
- the SALL4 gene encoding sal-like protein 4 isoform X1, which yields MGGTRWGRGLKSSGLGAPRDSSQFLVLSLAVLNFLCQVFRILGKNPSILVWVCRAPSCRRETEGAPMKYPGDELNGDGAGIKRPRREETHVCEKCCAEFFSFSEFLDHKKNCTKTPPVLILKDSEGPMSSEDLSGTVLSPQPPSPGRREGHRDDGGGGGPGDAREKPGAESVLYLKTEAALPPAPQDISYLPKGKVANTNVTLQALRGTKVAVNQRSADAPPAPLPGAGSLPWVLEQILCLQQQQLQQIQLTEQIRVQVNMWASHALHAGHAADSLKTLGGHVSQQVSAAVALLSQKAGSAGLPLDALKPAKLPHANVPSAGGSASPGLPPFALKPDATRVLPGVLSRLPGALLPQAPGSVLFQSPFSAVALDPSKKGKGKPPSVSPVEVKLKDEALCRHKCKYCSKVFGTDSSLQIHLRSHTGERPFACSVCGHRFTTKGNLKVHFHRHPQVKANPQLFADFHDKTAVGSGLPFALAGPAPLEEAGLSLDSKPTLAAGTPSVVGLAQNLPSGPHPKDVVGGPLPGDLQPGPSPESEDGSILSGVGPTHPSPRVGGFPGGGPPEPGSETLKLQRLVENIDKATSDPNECLICHRVLSCQSSLKMHYRTHTGERPFPCKVCGRAFSTKGNLKTHLGVHRTSASVKTQHSCPICQKKFTNAVLLQQHIRMHMGGQIPNTPLPESPCELAGPEPSAAGENGSPSAPPHDGIVEAIDVDEVCPQEALGSSSRVPGPLTGVHAVSPTPGLATVASLDAPVKAGLAALVLQRQGSRENGSAESDGLTNDDASSVMGDPECASRSPDVLESTSFQALSPAHSQAESVKSKSPDADGKGDGSESSRAEMEGRSNVPSTFIRAQPTYVKVEVPGGFVGPATMSPGMTPLLAAQPRRQAKQHGCTRCGKNFSSASALQIHERTHTGEKPFVCNICGRAFTTKGNLKVHYMTHGANNSSARRGRKLAIENTMALLGTDGKRVPEMFPKEITAPSVSVDPVVWHQYATMLNGGLAMKTNEISVIQSGGIPTLPVSLGASSVVNNTAASKIDGSQSAVGAEVEKPGTADNVPKHQFPHLLEENKIAVS from the exons ATGGGAGGGACGCGCTGGGGCCGGGGGTTGAAGAGCTCTGGGCTGGGCGCTCCTCGGGACTCCAGTCAGTTCCTTGTGCTCTCCCTGGCGGTGCTGAATTTTCTTTGCCAGGTGTTTAGAATTCTTGGAAAGAATCCTTCGATCCTAGTATGGGTTTGCAGAGCCCCCAGTTGCCGCCGTGAAACAGAAG GTGCTCCAATGAAGTACCCCGGCGACGAGCTGAATGGGGACGGAGCAGGGATAAAGCGGCCCCGGCGGGAGGAGACCCACGTCTGCGAGAAATGCTGCGCCGAGTTCTTCAGCTTCTCGGAGTTCTTAGACCACAAGAAAAATTGCACTAAAACGCCCCCCGTGCTTATCTTGAAGGACAGTGAGGGGCCGATGTCGTCCGAAGACTTGTCGGGGACTGTGCTCAGTCCGCAGCCGCCCAGCCCGGGCCGGAGGGAGGGCCACCGGGACGATGGCGGCGGCGGGGGCCCCGGGGACGCGAGGGAGAAGCCGGGGGCGGAATCCGTTCTGTACCTGAAGACGGAGGCCGCCCTGCCGCCCGCGCCGCAGGACATAAGCTATTTACCCAAAGGCAAGGTGGCCAACACCAACGTCACGCTTCAGGCGCTGCGCGGCACCAAGGTGGCGGTGAACCAGCGCAGCGCCGACGCGCCCCCGGCGCCCCTGCCCGGCGCCGGCAGCCTGCCCTGGGTCCTGGAGCAGATCCTGTgcctccagcagcagcagctgcagcagatcCAGCTCACGGAGCAGATCCGGGTGCAGGTGAACATGTGGGCCTCCCACGCCCTCCACGCCGGCCACGCGGCCGACTCGCTGAAGACGCTCGGGGGCCACGTGTCGCAGCAGGTGTCGGCGGCCGTGGCCCTGCTCAGCCAGAAGGCGGGGAGCGCCGGGCTGCCCCTGGACGCCCTGAAGCCCGCCAAGCTACCTCACGCCAACGTCCCTTCCGCCGGCGGCTCCGCCTCCCCGGGGCTGCCGCCCTTCGCCCTGAAGCCGGACGCCACCCGGGTGCTCCCCGGCGTCCTGTCGCGCCTCCCCGGGGCGCTGCTCCCCCAGGCCCCGGGCTCCGTGCTCTTCCAGAGCCCCTTCTCCGCGGTGGCCTTAGACCCGTCCAAGAAAGGCAAAGGGAAGCCCCCGAGTGTCTCCCCGGTGGAGGTCAAACTCAAGGACGAGGCTCTCTGCCGGCACAAGTGTAAGTACTGTAGCAAGGTTTTTGGGACTGATAGCTCCTTGCAGATCCACCTCCGCTCCCACACCGGAGAGAGACCCTTCGCGTGCTCCGTGTGCGGCCACCGCTTCACCACCAAGGGCAACCTCAAGGTGCACTTCCACCGGCATCCCCAGGTGAAGGCAAACCCCCAGCTGTTTGCCGACTTCCACGACAAGACGGCGGTGGGCAGCGGCCTTCCCTTCGCGCTggccggccccgcccccctcGAGGAAGCCGGGCTCTCCCTAGACAGCAAACCCACGCTCGCGGCGGGGACCCCCAGTGTCGTAGGGCTAGCTCAGAATCTCCCCTCGGGGCCTCACCCCAAGGACGTCGTGGGGGGCCCGTTGCCCGGTGACCTGCAGCCCGGGCCGTCTCCGGAAAGCGAGGACGGCTCCATCCTGTCCGGGGTGGGGCCGACCCATCCCTCCCCCAGGGTCggaggcttcccagggggtgggCCGCCCGAGCCGGGGTCGGAGACCCTGAAGCTGCAGCGGCTGGTGGAGAACATAGACAAGGCCACCAGCGACCCCAACGAGTGTCTCATCTGCCACCGCGTCCTCAGCTGCCAGAGCTCGCTCAAAATGCACTACCGCACGCACACCGGGGAGAGGCCCTTCCCCTGCAAGGTCTGCGGCCGCGCCTTCTCCACCAAAGGCAACCTGAAGACGCACCTGGGGGTGCACCGCACCAGCGCGTCGGTGAAGACGCAGCACTCCTGCCCGATCTGCCAGAAGAAGTTCACCAACGCCGTCCTGCTGCAGCAGCACATCCGCATGCACATGGGCGGCCAGATCCCCAACACGCCCCTGCCCGAGAGCCCCTGCGAGCTCGCGGGCCCCGAGCCCTCGGCGGCCGGGGAGAACGGCAGCCCCAGCGCGCCCCCTCACGACGGGATCGTGGAAGCCATCGACGTAGACGAAGTCTGCCCCCAGGAGGCCCTCGGCAGCTCCTCGAGGGTCCCTGGGCCCCTCACCGGCGTCCACGCGGTGTCCCCTACCCCGGGGCTGGCCACGGTGGCTTCGCTGGATGCCCCAGTGAAGGCGGGGCTCGCCGCGCTCGTCCTGCAGCGGCAGGGCAGCCGAGAAAACGGGTCCGCGGAGAGCGATGGCCTAACCAACGACGACGCCTCCTCGGTGATGGGCGACCCCGAGTGCGCCAGCCGAAGCCCAGACGTTCTAGAGAGCACGTCCTTCCAGGCGCTCTCGCCGGCCCATAGCCAGGCGGAGAGCGTCAAGTCCAAGTCTCCGGACGCCGACGGCAAAGGGGACGGCTCCGAGAGCAGCCGCGCTGAGATGGAAG GTCGGAGCAACGTTCCATCGACATTTATCCGAGCCCAGCCGACGTATGTCAAAGTTGAAGTTCCTGGTGGGTTTGTGGGTCCCGCGACCATGTCCCCAGGTATGACGCCTTTGCTAGCGGCTCAGCCCCGACGACAGGCCAAGCAGCACGGCTGCACGAGGTGTGGGAAGAACTTCTCATCGGCCAGCGCGCTTCAGATCCACGAGCGGACTCACACCGGGGAGAAGCCCTTCGTGTGCAACATATGTGGACGTGCTTTCACCACCAAAGGCAACTTGAAG GTCCATTACATGACACACGGGGCCAACAACAGCTCAGCGCGCCGTGGCAGGAAGCTGGCCATCGAGAACACCATGGCTCTGTTAGGCACGGACGGAAAGAGGGTCCCCGAGATGTTTCCCAAGGAAATCACGGCCCCTTCGGTGAGCGTGGACCCCGTCGTGTGGCACCAGTACGCCACCATGCTCAACGGCGGTCTGGCCATGAAGACCAACGAGATCTCCGTAATTCAGAGTGGTGGCATCCCCACCCTCCCCGTGTCCCTGGGGGCCAGCTCCGTGGTGAATAACACGGCCGCCTCCAAGATCGACGGCTCCCAGTCTGCCGTCGGTGCCGAGGTGGAGAAGCCAGGGACGGCTGACAATGTCCCCAAACACCAGTTCCCGCACCTCCTGGAAGAAAACAAGATCGCAGTCAGCTAA